TCTTCTTACTTTCCCATATTGGGCCGTGTTCCTCCAAGTAAGGCTTGCTCCACTTCCCGACGATTTCCCCAAAATCAAAGCCAATGAGAAAAATTTCCTTTGCTCCAAGCTCCTCCGCAAGAAAAACAGCTCTGTCTCCATCGGTAAAACCGCCAAAGTTGTAAACAATGTCCAGAGGCTTTGTTTGACATGTTCCCAAAACGTTCCTGAGCTTTGGGACATAAGCTTTAAGTTTGTCCATGTTGTCGCCATGGGCATGAACAACGGCATAAGCCCCAAGCTCGTTTGCCCTCTTTATGTCTTCAAATCTTCCATCCAAATCCGTGACAACAATATCCGGAGTGATGCCATACTCCAAAAATGCTGAGGTTGCCCCATCGGCGGCTATTAAGGTTCCCTCAAATTTTTCTCCCCTGAATGCCTTCTCCAAGCTCGGCCCGGCTCCAAAAACATAAGCTCTCTCGCTAATTCTTTTTTTGAGGTCTTCAACCAGAATGTAGTTTTTGTTCTCCAACAAAAGTTCCCTCAATAAAAAGGCAGCTTCTCTGTCTCTCCCTCTATCGTAGCCCATTTTGTTGATGATTTGGATGTAAAATGGTTCCCAATCCACCCATTTCATGTGCTTATCTATGGCACTCTACTTTATAGAGATTTTGTTGCAAGGGAAAATCAAAGGGTGCAAAAAGAATTGTTTTAGAGTAATTTTTCACTCATCTCTATTTGAACATCCGACAACTTTTACAAAAAAGTAAAAATTTCCCCAATTTAGCGATTTTGCCGCCTAAATGACTACAAAAATTTTAAATACACAAGCCCTCTTAGATACACCTTGGTGAACCTCTATGAAGAGGAAAGTACTGTCTTTAGCATTGTTGTTCATTTTTGTTTTTAGTGTAGTGGCCAGCGGGTGTATAGGGGGAGAAAAAACAACCACCCAAACAGGTGGAGCAGGATACGCAGAGCAAATAGTAATAGGGGTAACGGATAAGGTCACGGATCTCGATCCAGCAAACGCATACGACTTTTATACATGGGAGGTTCTCAACAACATAATGGAGGGGCTTGTCAAGTACAAGCCCGGAACTCTCGAGATAGAACCAGCCCTTGCAGAAAGCTGGGAAGTTAATGAAGATTCCACCGTTTGGACGTTCCACCTTAGGAAAGACCTGAAATTTGCAGATGGAACACCTTTAAAAGCTCAAGACGTTGTAAGAAGCATAGAGAGAGTAATGACAATCCAAGGAGATCCTTCGTGGCTTGTCACTGACTTTGTGGAAAGAGTCGAGGCAAAAGACGATTATACAGTCGTGTTCTACCTGAAACAGCCGACGTCTTACTTCTTGGCACTTTTAACAACGCCACCGTACTTCCCAGTTCATCCAAGCTATTCTCCAAATGAAATCCAAAGTGACCAAACTGCAGGTGGAGCCGGGCCATACAAGATAGCCAAGTGGGTTAGAGATGAGGAACTTGTCCTCGAGGCCAATCCAAACTATTATGGAGAGCCTCCCAAGACCAAGAGGATAATAATCAAGTTCTATAGAGATGCTTCAACGATGAGACTGGCACTGCAAAACGGTGAGATAGACATTGCATGGAGAACCCTGAGGCCAACGGACATTGAGAGCTTGAAGAGTGAGGGCAAATATTCCGTTATTGAAGTACCCGGAGGATTCATAAGATACGTATGTCTTAACACAAAGGCCGAGCCAACAAACAACTTGAAAGTAAGGCAGGCCCTTGCAGCGGCAATTGATAGACAGGAGATTTCAAACAAGGTCTTCAAAGGTACAGTCGAGCCACTGTATAGTCTGGTTCCAAATGGAATGTGGTCCCACATAGACGCATTTAAGGAGAAATACGGTGACGGCAACATTGATCTCGCTAAGAAGTCGCTCAAGGAGGCGGGTTATGATGAGAACAATCCGCTAATGATACAGCTCTGGTACACCCCAACTCACTACGGTGACACTGAGGCAGATCTTGCCCAAGTGCTCAAAGAGCAGTGGGAGAGAACGGGGGTAATAAAAGTGGATATCAAGAGTGCCGAATGGGGAACATACGTCGACTATGCAAGAAAGGGACAGATGCAAGTGTATCTCCTTGGATGGTATCCGGACTATTTGGATCCCGATGATTACACAACCCCCTTCTTAAAGAGCACCGCAAACAGCTGGGCTGGAACAGGATACGCAAATCCAACCGTTGATGAGTTATTGACAAAAGCCCAATCGCTCACAGACCAAAACGAAAGGACAAAGCTCTATGAGCAAGTACAAAAGATACTTGCCGAAGAAGCTCCCTACATACCTCTGATACAAGGGAAGCTCTTTGTTGTGGCAAGTTCAGATGTCAAGGGCGTGACAATAGGCCCGGACATGATATTCAAGTACTCCACCATTTATAAGGAGAAGAGCTGATTTTTCCCTTATTCTTCCTTCTTTTTGAATTTTTGAACTGCAATACATCAAGGTGGTGGTCAAATGGCTCGTGGAATCGGCCAATACATAGTGATAAGGGGTCTCATGATAATCCCAACAATTTTGATCCTTTATACAATTGTTTTTATCTTCCTCAGAATTTTACCCGGAAACCCTGTTTTAGCCGTTGTTGGAACCAAAAACATTTCTCCAGAACAGCTTCAGCATTTGATGAAAATGGCGGGGCTTGATAAGCCCCTGTATGTTCAATACTTTGATTATCTCTGGAAGATGCTTCATGGGGATTTTGGAGTGACTTTAGCATTCCCCATGGGAAAGCCCGTTGTTGAATATTTAAAATTAAGATTCCCCGCCACGTTAGAATTAACTATTTTTGGATTCACTGTAAGCGTTCTCCTTGGCCTTTTGACCGGGACAATAGCGGCAACAAAAAAGGGCACAAAAATTGATACTGGAATGAGGCTCTACAGCATAATAGCATACACACTCTTCATCCCATGGTTTGGGATGATGCTTCAGTACGTTTTTGGCATACACTTTCATGTACTCCCAACTTCCGGAAGAATAGACCCCGGGATAGAGTTGCAAAGAATAACCGGCCTTTATGTGCTGGACAGCATACTAACCGGAAACTGGGAAGCATTCGCCAGCGCAATAAGGCACATCATACTTCCAGCGACGACATTAGGCATAGTGCTTAGTGGAGCATATACGAGGCTTGTTAGAAACAACATGGTCGATGTCCTCAGCCAAGATTTTATTCGCTCCTACTACGCCAGAGGAGTTAGGGACTGGAAAGTTACATGGTACGCTCTTAAAAATGCATTTATTCCCGTTGTAACCTTAATGGGACTTCAGTTTGCAATTTTGCTTGGGGGTGCAGTTTTAACTGAAACTACCTTCAACTGGCCGGGTATGGGAACCTTCATAGTAGATAGAATCGATTACAGAGACTACAATGCCATTCAAGGTGCGGTGGTGTTCTTTGCCTTCTTTGTGGGGCTCATCAGCTTGATAGTGGACATTGTGTACGCACTCTTAGATCCGAGGGTTAAATACTGAGGTGATTTAAATGGAAGTAATAACCAAAATTGCAGGATTCATCTTTGATAAAAAACCCGGAAGAGGGCTTCTACTGTTTGGACTTGCAATAGTGCTGGTAGTTATTCTAATGGCGATTTTTGCACCTTTCATAGCTCCGTACGATCCCACAAAAACAACGGAAGATAGCTTTGCGCCGCCAAGTAAGGAGCATCCAATGGGAACGAACAGATTGGGACAAGACGTCTTCTCAAGAATAGTCTGGGGATCGAGAGTAGTTCTTTATGTCGTGTTTATAGCCACCATGCTCTCTATGAGCATAGGTGTTCCTCTGGGCCTCCTCTCTGGATACCACGGAGGAAAAATAGACAGGGTACTGAGCGTAATCATGGACAGCATCTACGCATTTCCGGCACTCATACTTGCAATAGTCATTGCCGTAGTCCTGGGCCCAAGTCCGGTAAACACCGCCATTGCAATATCATTTGTATACGTGCCAACTTACTTCAGAATGGTTAGGGGACAAACGCTGAGCTTAAAAGGACAATTATTTGTCGAGGCTGCTAAGGCATTGGGAGCAAAAAACAGGGAAATAATGTTTAAGTACATCCTCCCCAACCTAGCACCAACCGTATTAGTCGTTTTCACTTTAAGCGTTGCAGATGCCATTCTGACAGAGGCGGGATTGAGTTTCTTAGGACTATCTGTAACACCTCCAACTCCAGACTGGGGATACGACCTGAGAGTAGGGCAACCATTTCTCTTAGATGGCTACTGGTGGCTTGTATTTTTCCCGGGAGTGATGATAATGCTGCTCGCAATGGCATTTGCACTAATTGGAGAAGCCTTGAGCGAAAGAATTTCCCTCGGGACGAGGTGATCGAAATGTTGCTTGAGGTAAAGAACCTAAGCATTTATTATTACACCCTTGCCGGCACTGTGAGAGCGGTTGAAAACGTGTCTTTCACAATAGACAAAAAAGAATGGGTGAGCTTTGTTGGAGAAAGTGGAAGTGGAAAGTCTACAGTAGCTTACGCTCTCTTGAACCTCGTCCCATCTCCAGGTAAAATCGTCAATGGAGAGATTATCTTTGAGGGAAAAAACATACTTGGACTGACAAAAGATGAGCTGAGGGAGATAAGAGGAAGAGAGATCAGCATGGTATTTCAAGACCCTATGACAAGCCTAGACCCCCTGAGGAAGATTGGTGACCAAATAGTGGAGGTTATGGTGGAACACGGTATGAAAAAAGACGAAGCATATAATAGAGCCAAAGAATTGCTTGGGAAGGTAAACCTCCCAGAAGACAGAATGAGCTATTATCCTCACCAGCTTAGCGGAGGCCAGAGACAGAGGATTGCCATAGCCATTGCCATGGCCTTCAATCCCAAACTCCTTATAGCGGATGAACCCACAACTGCTTTAGATGTTATAGTGCAGGATGCAATTATGGATCTCATTGAGGGCCTTAAGAAAGAGGGAACAAGCATATTTTTTGTGACGCATGATATATCCCTTGCGGCAGAGAGAAGTGATAAAATAGCCGTAATGTATGCAGGAAAGCTGGTGGAGTTTGGGAAAGTGGAGCAAATTCTTGAAAATCCCCTTCATCCCTATACCCAATCACTGCTCGCCAGCGTCCCTGATCTGTGGAGTGAAAAAGAGATAAAAGCAATACCCGGCTATCCTCCCGACCTCAGAAATCCTCCAAGTGGATGTAGATTTCACCCAAGATGTCCCGTGTTTAAAGAGAAATCCGATTTAAAGGGAGTCTGTGATTCCATAGAACCTGAAACTATTGAAATTGAAAAAGGCCACTTTGTGGACTGCCACTTCTATAGGTGATAAAAATGGAAAGCATACTCAAAGTTGAAAACCTCAAGAAATATTTTCCGGTCAAGAGAACCATCTTGGAAACCATCAGAAAAGAGCCTCAAAAATACGTCAAAGCTGTGGATGGAATAAGTTTTGAGGTGAGGAAAGGTGAAACCCTCGCGTTAATTGGGGAAAGTGGATGCGGGAAAACTACCACGGGCAGAGTTGTTCTGAGGCTTATTGAGCCTACCGACGGAAAGATAATCTTTGATGGAGTAGACATCACTCACCTCGGCTACGAGGCCTTAAGACCCTACAGGAGAAGAATGCAAATGGTTTTCCAAGACCCATACGCAAGCCTGAGTCCAAGAATGAAGATTGGAGATGCAATTGCTCATCCACTTTTGATTCACAAAGTAGCGACAAAAGAAGAGGCAAGAGAAATGGCCCTAAAAATGCTTCGCAGAGTGGGCTTAACTCCCGAAGAGGAGTTTTACGAAAGATATCCTCACCATTTGAGTGGTGGGCAAAGGCAGAGGGTTGTCATAGCCAGAGCAATGATACTGAAACCGGAGTTCGTAGTTGCGGATGAAGCGGTCTCCATGATTGATGTTTCGATGAGAGCATCCATTTTAGAGCTTCTTGAGAGCTTTAAGAAGGAATATCACCTAAGCATGCTTTTCATAACACATGACATAGCCGTTGCGAAGCTCATAGCCGATAGAGTAGCCGTTATGTATCTTGGAAAAATCGTGGAGATAGGACCAACAGAGGAAGTTCTCAAAAATCCAGCCCATCCATACACAGTGGCGCTAATTCAAGCTGTTCCTTCAATCGTTAAACGGGAAAAGAAAAGGAGGATAGGGATAACAGGTGAAGTCCCCAACGCGGTTAATCCTCCGAGCGGGTGCAGATTCCATCCAAGATGTCCATTCATGACCGAAGAATGCAGAACAAAAGAACCGGAACTTGTAGAAATAGGCAAAGAACACTTCGTTGCCTGCTATCATCCCCTTGTCTGAGCTATTTATTTTCCTTTAAGTTTCTCAACTTTCTATCCATTTTTACCATCTCTTTCCACTGCCTCCCGGGCCAGTAGATTTGACCGCACTGAGTGCAGATGTAAAATTCATCGTAATCCTCATAAACGCCTTCTGGCACTTTCCCCTTGATTTCTTCTTTTTTGGCCCTTCTTATTAGCCCGTTACACTTCGGGCATCGTGCATTTTCTGGAAACAGCTCTTTAAACTCAAAGCCCAGCTCCATAAGCTGCTTCACCTGCTTTTCGAACTTATTGGACTTTATCAGAATTGCATTCTCACACCTCTTCGCAAGGTCTTCGTCCCTCGTCAGAATTACTCTGCCTTCCTCTTTAGCAACCTTCAGAATTTCCTCGTCATCTTCTATCCCGTAGAGCGTGTCGTAACCGTATAACCTAAGCCACCTCGCTAATCTTCCGAGCATCATGTCTGCAATGAACTTCATTCACACTCCCCTGAAATGTTAGAAAAGAACATTAAGGATTTTTCGATTGGAACCCTCTTTAGAAATCACTTCCTAAGACAGCACTTTTTGAATTTCTCCTCAACTCCCCAGTGGGGGATATCAGCTTTGAGGACGTGTAAAGTCTTCAATCCAGGATTTTTCTATCTCGACCACTATCCACCAACCTCCTCCTATCCTCGAGATTTCACCCCTCCTCCATGCACGCGTGTTTCTCGTGCAGAGAGTCTCTTACCTCTTTTTCCGCTTTTATAAGATTATTCCTGTAGAAAAGGGGTAAAAGCGAGATATGCGCATGAATTTGAACGTCTTCTCCCTCTTGCACTCGGGGTTCGTGGGCACAGCCTTCCAGAAACCGGTGCCCGTTATCTCCCTGAGAGCCTCCGTTTTATCACCCGCCCCTCACTACCTCCAGGCCTATTTCCCCAAACGCTTGAGGTCGTAGAGAAACACATCCGCAAGTGGCTCAACTTTCTTTAAAACGTCCAAAGGTGCGTATCCCGAAGTATCAAGCGCGGTGTTGATGTGGTGTTCCCTTACTGCCTTCAGGGCCTCCACCAGGAAATTTGGCTGGAAAAGCAGCCCTTCCAGAGAATGTGACAACACCACCCGAATCGTCGTAGAGCTTGACATCCCTCTCAACTTTCCTCATGAGTTCATCGAGGCTTATTGTTCTTCTGACAAGCTTCAAAGCGCTTGTTGGGCAGAATTCTGAATAAACACCACATCCATCACATTTTTCCCGGTCTATGTGCTGAATCTCGTTCTTGTCCAATGTGATGACTCCAAGGGGACAGACGTTAACGCAAGTGTGGCAGTGGATGCATTTTTATTCAAGATACATCAGCTGAGGTTTCGACAATATTCCCTCGGGATTATAGCACCACCAGCATTTCAATGGACGCGAACAGTCGTCGGGAGGAAATAAGCCCTTTTTGATGCTTTCCTAACTGGAGAAGGCGGAGAGCTCTCGATGAGCTTGACTACTACTGGGTGTTGTACCTCGCTCTGCCGCAGTTGTAGTCTTTGGCGTTTTTACGCAGTCCTCTATCCAGAGGGACATAAACGGCACTGGCAGATACTTTGCGTAGAGAGCCTCAATTATGTTGTTGCCCTTCATCTTTATGTCGAGGAAGTGCTTGACCTGCCTCATGAATGCATTCCAGAGCTCTTCAAAGCTCTTGAATTTCCCCGGATTACCGGTCTCAAGGCCAATCTTCTTGCCCGTTCTTGGATTAACGCCGTTGTTAGGGGTTATCTCAAGGATTTTTGGTAAAGTCGTTATAAGTGAAGCTCTCCTCCGCAGTCACCCCAACCTTGGGACGGCCGGCTGGTTGTTGAACTTGAGCCAGAAACACTAAAGGATCTTGCCAGAGCTGTGGGGACTCTTCGGAAAAGCCGCCCTTCTCTGCGATTGGCAATATTATCTTCACTAAGGATAATCCTTGTTGGCATAAAAATTTAAGGTATTGGAGGTTGAGATAAGTGGGGCGCTCTCACACGGCTCCATAAAGTTTTTCTGCAGAACACTTGAGAATTTATGGTGATTAAATGTGTGTCCCTGAGCTGGCTAAAAGGAGAAAGACTGTTAGAAAGTTCATGCCCGACAAACCGCCGAAAGAGGACATTCTAAAGGCCATAGAAGCAGCAAAAGAAGCTCCCTCCGGAATGAATGCCCAGCCGTGGCACTTTGTTATCATTGAGAGCATCGAAATGAAGAAAAGGATTCGAGAAGTCTGTGAGGAAGGAGAGAGAAAGTTTTACGAGAAGATGAAAGGAAAACTTGGGGAGTGGCTG
The Thermococcus sp. 2319x1 DNA segment above includes these coding regions:
- a CDS encoding 6-hydroxymethylpterin diphosphokinase MptE-like protein, translated to MKWVDWEPFYIQIINKMGYDRGRDREAAFLLRELLLENKNYILVEDLKKRISERAYVFGAGPSLEKAFRGEKFEGTLIAADGATSAFLEYGITPDIVVTDLDGRFEDIKRANELGAYAVVHAHGDNMDKLKAYVPKLRNVLGTCQTKPLDIVYNFGGFTDGDRAVFLAEELGAKEIFLIGFDFGEIVGKWSKPYLEEHGPIWESKKKKFEIAQMLLDWLKKNGKARIIEL
- a CDS encoding ABC transporter substrate-binding protein, whose amino-acid sequence is MKRKVLSLALLFIFVFSVVASGCIGGEKTTTQTGGAGYAEQIVIGVTDKVTDLDPANAYDFYTWEVLNNIMEGLVKYKPGTLEIEPALAESWEVNEDSTVWTFHLRKDLKFADGTPLKAQDVVRSIERVMTIQGDPSWLVTDFVERVEAKDDYTVVFYLKQPTSYFLALLTTPPYFPVHPSYSPNEIQSDQTAGGAGPYKIAKWVRDEELVLEANPNYYGEPPKTKRIIIKFYRDASTMRLALQNGEIDIAWRTLRPTDIESLKSEGKYSVIEVPGGFIRYVCLNTKAEPTNNLKVRQALAAAIDRQEISNKVFKGTVEPLYSLVPNGMWSHIDAFKEKYGDGNIDLAKKSLKEAGYDENNPLMIQLWYTPTHYGDTEADLAQVLKEQWERTGVIKVDIKSAEWGTYVDYARKGQMQVYLLGWYPDYLDPDDYTTPFLKSTANSWAGTGYANPTVDELLTKAQSLTDQNERTKLYEQVQKILAEEAPYIPLIQGKLFVVASSDVKGVTIGPDMIFKYSTIYKEKS
- a CDS encoding ABC transporter permease, whose product is MARGIGQYIVIRGLMIIPTILILYTIVFIFLRILPGNPVLAVVGTKNISPEQLQHLMKMAGLDKPLYVQYFDYLWKMLHGDFGVTLAFPMGKPVVEYLKLRFPATLELTIFGFTVSVLLGLLTGTIAATKKGTKIDTGMRLYSIIAYTLFIPWFGMMLQYVFGIHFHVLPTSGRIDPGIELQRITGLYVLDSILTGNWEAFASAIRHIILPATTLGIVLSGAYTRLVRNNMVDVLSQDFIRSYYARGVRDWKVTWYALKNAFIPVVTLMGLQFAILLGGAVLTETTFNWPGMGTFIVDRIDYRDYNAIQGAVVFFAFFVGLISLIVDIVYALLDPRVKY
- a CDS encoding ABC transporter permease — encoded protein: MEVITKIAGFIFDKKPGRGLLLFGLAIVLVVILMAIFAPFIAPYDPTKTTEDSFAPPSKEHPMGTNRLGQDVFSRIVWGSRVVLYVVFIATMLSMSIGVPLGLLSGYHGGKIDRVLSVIMDSIYAFPALILAIVIAVVLGPSPVNTAIAISFVYVPTYFRMVRGQTLSLKGQLFVEAAKALGAKNREIMFKYILPNLAPTVLVVFTLSVADAILTEAGLSFLGLSVTPPTPDWGYDLRVGQPFLLDGYWWLVFFPGVMIMLLAMAFALIGEALSERISLGTR
- a CDS encoding ABC transporter ATP-binding protein, giving the protein MLLEVKNLSIYYYTLAGTVRAVENVSFTIDKKEWVSFVGESGSGKSTVAYALLNLVPSPGKIVNGEIIFEGKNILGLTKDELREIRGREISMVFQDPMTSLDPLRKIGDQIVEVMVEHGMKKDEAYNRAKELLGKVNLPEDRMSYYPHQLSGGQRQRIAIAIAMAFNPKLLIADEPTTALDVIVQDAIMDLIEGLKKEGTSIFFVTHDISLAAERSDKIAVMYAGKLVEFGKVEQILENPLHPYTQSLLASVPDLWSEKEIKAIPGYPPDLRNPPSGCRFHPRCPVFKEKSDLKGVCDSIEPETIEIEKGHFVDCHFYR
- a CDS encoding ABC transporter ATP-binding protein, with amino-acid sequence MESILKVENLKKYFPVKRTILETIRKEPQKYVKAVDGISFEVRKGETLALIGESGCGKTTTGRVVLRLIEPTDGKIIFDGVDITHLGYEALRPYRRRMQMVFQDPYASLSPRMKIGDAIAHPLLIHKVATKEEAREMALKMLRRVGLTPEEEFYERYPHHLSGGQRQRVVIARAMILKPEFVVADEAVSMIDVSMRASILELLESFKKEYHLSMLFITHDIAVAKLIADRVAVMYLGKIVEIGPTEEVLKNPAHPYTVALIQAVPSIVKREKKRRIGITGEVPNAVNPPSGCRFHPRCPFMTEECRTKEPELVEIGKEHFVACYHPLV
- a CDS encoding Mut7-C RNAse domain-containing protein, with product MKFIADMMLGRLARWLRLYGYDTLYGIEDDEEILKVAKEEGRVILTRDEDLAKRCENAILIKSNKFEKQVKQLMELGFEFKELFPENARCPKCNGLIRRAKKEEIKGKVPEGVYEDYDEFYICTQCGQIYWPGRQWKEMVKMDRKLRNLKENK
- a CDS encoding pyruvate formate lyase family protein; translation: MRRRASLITTLPKILEITPNNGVNPRTGKKIGLETGNPGKFKSFEELWNAFMRQVKHFLDIKMKGNNIIEALYAKYLPVPFMSLWIEDCVKTPKTTTAAERGTTPSSSQAHRELSAFSS